The Pseudomonas fluorescens genome includes a window with the following:
- a CDS encoding DUF6026 family protein yields MGPVVTARPPQTLYVTIRRDELRLLKEERDLLLDEVTQLRMQLQYAQLPHQNQSLAR; encoded by the coding sequence ATGGGCCCTGTCGTTACCGCACGTCCTCCCCAAACCCTTTATGTGACCATTCGTCGCGATGAATTGCGCCTACTCAAGGAAGAACGCGATCTACTGCTTGATGAAGTGACGCAGTTGCGCATGCAGTTGCAATACGCACAGCTGCCCCACCAGAACCAGTCCCTGGCTCGGTAA
- the gnd gene encoding phosphogluconate dehydrogenase (NAD(+)-dependent, decarboxylating), with the protein MCSREHQHMQLGIIGLGRMGGNIARRLMLNGHTTVVYDRNAAFVENLRQDGATGVADLPALVAGLEKPRAVWVMLPAGAPTEDTINVLSELLEPGDVIIDGGNTYYKDDIRRAQALSEKGLSYIDVGTSGGVWGLERGYCMMIGGDAEVVKRLDPLFDSLAPGMGDIPRTRDRKSDDDRAERGYIHAGPAGSGHFVKMIHNGIEYGMMQAFAEGFDILKTKSSESLPAEQRFDLNLADIAEVWRRGSVVSSWLLDLTADALASDPKLDGFSGEVADSGEGRWTIEAAIEQAVPVPVLSSSLFARFRSRQQSTYGDKMLSAMRFGFGGHVETPKK; encoded by the coding sequence ATTTGTAGTAGGGAGCATCAGCACATGCAACTCGGGATCATTGGACTGGGCCGCATGGGCGGCAATATTGCGCGGCGCCTGATGCTCAATGGGCACACCACCGTTGTCTATGACCGCAATGCCGCTTTTGTCGAAAACCTGCGCCAGGATGGCGCCACGGGCGTCGCGGACCTGCCGGCACTGGTCGCCGGGCTGGAGAAACCACGGGCGGTCTGGGTCATGCTGCCAGCCGGCGCGCCCACCGAAGACACCATCAACGTCCTCAGCGAGCTGTTGGAGCCGGGCGATGTAATCATTGACGGCGGTAACACGTACTACAAAGACGACATCCGTCGCGCCCAGGCCCTGTCGGAAAAAGGCCTGAGCTACATCGATGTTGGCACCTCCGGCGGCGTTTGGGGCCTGGAGCGCGGTTACTGCATGATGATTGGTGGCGATGCCGAAGTGGTGAAGCGCCTGGACCCATTGTTCGACAGCCTGGCCCCAGGCATGGGCGACATCCCGCGCACCCGTGACCGCAAATCCGACGATGACCGCGCCGAACGTGGCTACATCCACGCGGGCCCGGCCGGTTCGGGGCATTTCGTGAAGATGATCCACAACGGCATCGAATACGGAATGATGCAGGCCTTCGCCGAGGGCTTTGACATCCTCAAGACCAAATCCAGCGAAAGCCTGCCAGCGGAGCAGCGCTTCGACCTGAACCTGGCCGATATCGCCGAAGTCTGGCGTCGCGGCAGCGTGGTGTCGTCCTGGTTGCTGGACTTGACCGCCGATGCGCTGGCCAGCGATCCGAAACTGGACGGCTTTTCCGGCGAAGTCGCCGACAGCGGTGAAGGGCGCTGGACCATCGAGGCAGCCATCGAGCAAGCGGTGCCGGTTCCGGTCCTGTCCAGTTCGTTGTTTGCCCGTTTCCGCTCGCGCCAGCAAAGCACGTACGGTGACAAAATGCTCTCGGCCATGCGCTTCGGCTTTGGCGGCCACGTGGAGACGCCGAAAAAATGA